The Bactrocera dorsalis isolate Fly_Bdor chromosome 3, ASM2337382v1, whole genome shotgun sequence genomic interval CAGTAAGCTATCCGAGAGGTAGCTAGTAGATATGATCCCCAGTTAAAGTGATATTTTCTTTCGTTCCACAGCTGCTATGATATGCGGCCAATAAGCCGAGTTGAaggcatttttaatttattatcgcGCAGTATTCTTTGGAACCATACAACCACGTGGTTCTTTCAATTGTCTTGTTTGCAAACTCCGTTAGCTTTTTGGTGTCTTCTATTATTGACCTGTGTCAAACTATGTTGATTTTCGGCTAATCCCTGTGGTTTTTCACTAGGTACTAGGATAGAACTATCCTCACACAGATTATACTCGTACGTTCCAATATTTTCCCCATTGTGTCCAGTGTGCATAAAAGTCCATAAGAGCCTGACTGCCAGCCACTGCTGGTTTATTTGGCATTTGTATAAAAACTAGCCACTGTTTTCCCAAATTTAAGGGAAAACTCCCTCTCATAAATATTGCGTGTACAGTTCCGTAAACGGGGTTGGGTTTAATAGCAAGTTTTAGGGCTTTTTTCTTTCGTTTAAAGTGCTCATTTAGCATTGTGAAGTTTGTGGTTATCTTTTACATTTTCGCCTCGCTTTGTGGGATTCGCTACTGAGCTTCAATAGTCTCATTCCACCAGTACACGGGTTTTCTGTATATGCCTTCTTTTTTTCTACACATAGTCGCATCGCAGGCTTTGCTGATGTGTTTAACTACGTACTCAGCCTTTTGTTCTGTATCTGTCGCGTAGTTTCAAGGGTTTCAGCTTTCCAGCTCCTGGTTTGAACGTTTTTGACTGACTTACTGTGCGTATACTACAAGTCGCTCACTTGCCTTCTATACGACTGTAGTAGAGAATTACTAGCGAACGTAAAATCAATTACAGAACCACagccattttttttaactaaaaagaaaaaaatgcaatgCTTGCTGCGCATAGGCACCGAATACTCGTACGTATAAAGAATAAGCGTTTATTACGCATGACAATTCAAACGGTGCGTACAAATctctatttacatacatacatattgagtAAGATTAAAACGAAAGGGAATGCGTTTAGTATGACCTGTCGTCACGGCTTTATTTTTAGCACTAACTTAAATCCGCAAGGAGTGGCAATTATATGCCTGCTTGTGCAGTAGGCACATGTACAAAAACTAATTAGGATAGATGGGGGATTATACCCCATACAATATCTCAATCTTGaacacatatcgctcatttgctgcaagaccggcataagtcaaaaacatcgattcgccagaaaacgcgtttaaagttttcaacttactacaaacttacacggtgactccaaccttacacctcctctcaagcggagcatataagaggtattcatatgaatttttcactcaacgtgaagtatgatataacgaacaattctgcagcattaactccaaaatcacgttttttgaattatgccggtcttgcagcaaatgagcgatatgtttaCATACATGGAGAGTGGAATATAaaagtatatcgtcacctgaaatgcaaattaacgtaacaacattttcagaaatttacagtggcatgaatgaaacacggaataaaatggaacatgagtgaaacaaaatattaatattggtcaaaactggtttatatatgaccgcagaaccagaaatttttgaacatatttaatatgatgtatataatttgaagtagtgaagcgtaatcaataagacactcaatttcgaattttttgatgatacgttattttgcatttcaggtgacgatatgtgatatactatataatgtGTGGTTTTAGTCTTCATATTTCCAACATTATTTGTTTCTTAGCGTAGAATTAAGTGCTGACGACACAAAGTTATTGGTCTGAAGTAGTTTAAGCCTGGAACAGTTTTTTAGTGGAAAGAATAAAAGGTGGGTGCTAGCGCTCTAGGACTTAGTCCGACTAGGGGCCTTCTTCAGAGgaagtttcataaaatttttttaacataaaaacgaatcaaaaaagaaaaatagcaaCTGGTAGAGGTTTTACTATCTGGTAATTTTTTAGCGAATTCGACGAAACttatgtaatattatttaaactAAACAGAATTTCTTCTACATCTTCTTTGCCTTGTTTTGTTCGCatttttcgtaatattttcGCCTCCATTTTCCAACATTTCGTCAGCAATtatatactttaaaattttcatatttctaagcAACACGTTCTGCGCAAAAGTATCAGCTGAGCGTCAGCAGCAGAGTATCAAGTTGGTAGCACGATTGCAGTATTGCGGTCATTACTCAGCACCTCGAACTTACACATAACTGATAAACCTTACGCATCTGAAAGTATTTCCTTGCCTTGATCCCAGCAAAATGTAAAGAGTATGAAAgattcggttacacccgaacccagcgcttccttactttttctatttttgtacttttaaaacTACAAAACAGACCATGTCGATTTTTGTCTGCCACTgaatattgtgaaatttgatCAAAACAGGAAGTTCATATAGTTAGTATGTTTCAAATTTATTCTCTAAAATCAGAAATACTTAATTAAATGGAAGTTtctgtagaattttttttttccacggttcttaatttttattaaaatactggAAAACCGTGGAGTGAAAAGTTCTGAATAACATTCTTAcctaattgtaaatatttacgcaTATATTTCCTTCTAACGCATCTAACACCTAAttaaagagcaaaaaattattatttttaatatgtgtgtgtttgtattagTTTTCGCGCTAATTTCTTCAATATATGGAGCTTCTATAGCTGTGACTTTCTGAGATGATGTCCAAAATTAGACTTCACAGTTGGTATTGATAGACAATGTGCTCCTGGAGCTTTTTGAATCAAAGTTTGCAATTTGTACAAATTTGCTGATAAATCTAGTTAATAGTTAATCTAAGTATCGCAAGTCACAATAAATTATCGGCAATATTGGCAATTTCTTTTCAGCAATATAATATAGAGAGTAGAGTTTTTCTGTCTTCTTTTACACAAAGTTTTCGCAAAGTTTGTGCGGTTCGCCTACGTGACACTTGAAGCGTGTTgcatagtttattttttttttggtctctCATTTAGCTTAAAAGATGTTACCATGAATATGGTAGAAGATTAAATATGGAatatcgagctctcttgccatctctctaacacttaccggaagattttcaagcaccatatccttcacttttttaatattttcattatttgaagGGGTCGAGGGTCGTCTAGAACGAGACATATCTTCAACGAAAATGTATATCCACTGAATTATTCCTTGTCATCTGATCATGACCTCTTTCAACTAGCAAAGACAGGAGTTTCGGATCATTTTACCTGTGTATAACCATATCCGTCATGAAGATAGCGACGAATTAATATGCATTTGGTGTTAGGAAATACATTTTGTGTTTTACGTTATTAGATTCGAATATAATTATTTCAGtcgtaatatatataaaatgaataaaaaaagcaCGAAATTGCTTGTTTcacaaaagaataaaaatattttaaaactaatgTTACAGAGTTCTCAGTgggtgtttttattttcatgctCACTCATTCATTGGActcatgtttttatatatttttattagttatttttaagttcatatttattaaacaaatctTTTATTGTAAGCATTGTAATTTgtgtaattattaaatttacctTCAAAACGAGCATATTTGATATTATATCATTGagtttttgattatattttcttaatagaTGATGAATCTGAGGAATTTTTGGGACTATTTGATACTGAAGTTACATATATTGAGGGAGGCCGTACAGCAACAGGTTTTTACACAGTTGAAGATATGTTATACACCAAACGCTTATATCGTGTGCATGCGGCTGGTTCATCGATTCATTTAGAGCCCGTAGCATTAAATTTTGACTCCCTTGATTCTCGATTTGTCTTTATGTTGGACTGTGGtatcaaattatatatttggCTTGGTTGCGCatcaaaaaatacattaaattctaAAACGCGGCTAAtggcagaaaaaattaataaaaccgagagaaaaaataaatgtgacATCATCGTAGAAACGCAgggcaagtaaaaaaaaatgctttaaatttattttttatttatttgtcatGTAATTTGCAGGAGAAGAAAGCGACGACTTTTGGAAAAACCTTGGCATTGATTCACAAGACATATCAGAGAAAAAAATTCACCAGCATGTTCCGGATAGTTTTGAGCCGGTTATTCCTCGTCTATATCAGGTTCAACTCGGCATGGGCTATTTGGAGCTACCCCAAGTGGAATTGGCAAATCAAAAATTGGTTCATACCTTTTTGAATAgcaaaaatgtttacatattaGACAGTTATACAGATTTGTTTGTGTGGTTTGGAAAAAAATCTACTCGACTGGTGCGAGCAGCGGCAATAAAGTTATCACGAGAACTTTTTCATATGATAAATCGCCCTTCTTTCGCATTGATCACTCGCTTGCAGGAAGAAACAGAGActcaaatatttaaatcaaaatttgttgGTTGGGATGAAGTTATGGCAGTTGATTTCACAAGAACTGCTAAATCTGTTGCTAAAACTGGAGCAGATTTGACCAAATGGGCTCGTAAGCAAGAGACTCGTGCTGATTTAGCAGCTCTTTTTATGCCTCGCCAAAATGCAATGCCGCTTAATGAGGCTGAGCAACTGGAGGAAGATTGGAACTATGACCTTGAAGCAATGGAGGCCTTCGTAttggaaggaaaaaaatttgtacgaTTGCCAGAAGAAGAGTTAGGAAATTTCTATATGGGAGAGTGTTACGTATTTTTGTGCCGCTATTGTATACCCGTTGACGAAGAAGACCTCGAAGTGGACCCAATTAAACCATCTGATGATGAAATCCAATGCGTAGTTTATTTTTGGCAGGGGCGAAATGCCAGCAATATGGGTTGGTTGACATTTACGTTtactctacaaaaaaaattcaaggcaATGTTTGGAGAAGAATTAGAAGTAGTACGCATTCATCAACAACAAGAGAATTTGAAATTCATGGCTCATTTTAAACGCAAGTTTATAATTCATATCGGGAAGCGAAAGGATAAATCGAAAGATTCTAATATAAAACCTGTTGTTGAGTTCTTTCATTTACGATCAAATGGTGGAGCATTGTGTACTCGTCTCATTCAAATTCAGCCTGatgcaacaaatttaaattcagccttttggtatatttttattaGGACTAATTATAGTGAACAAACTAATGCTAAGATTTTTTGCAGTTATATTTTATACGTACCTTTTGACATCAAAGATGAAGCGCAATCGGGTATAGTTTATGTTTGGTTGGGTTCAAAGTCAACACCAGAGGAAGCAAAGCTTATCCAAGAAATCGCTgagaaaatgtttaataatcCATGGGTTAGTTTACAGATTTTAAACGAAGGAGAAGAGCCAGAGAATTTCTTCTGGGTTGCTTTGGGTGGACGCAAAGCTTACGAAACAAATGCTGATTTTATGAATTATACCCGACTTTTCCGATGTTCCAATGAGAAAGGTTATTTCACAGTTGCAGAAAAATGTACTGACTTTTGTCAAGATGATTTGGCAGATGATGACATAATGATATTGGATAATGGTGAGCAAGTATTCTTATGGCTTGGATCCAAATGTAGTGAAGTGGAAATAAAATTGGCGTATAAATCAGCGCAGGTAAGATTTCAAACCCTATACAAAAATCATTCGAGATATAATTTGTAAGGATGGTTCCGTATAGGTCGAGATAATGCGAATTATGAAACACCATACGTGTCAGCCTATTTAGATTTTCTAATAGAAATACCTCataccataaatatttttatcattctTTCTGTGAACAGACGCacttaataaaagattttgaTGTGGCTTCTCAAAGTGATGTTACACACGGTTTAGTTACCGTGTCTTAAGTAAGGATTGTATTtatagtgcatttttttttatttaataagttaGCTTCGTCCATTATATATAaggttttcattaaaatcgttgtatatacaaatttctttaaacatgctaaaaaaattgtaatgtaataattttgttttaggtTTACATACAACACTTACGCATAAAACAACCTGAAAGGTCACGGAAGCTTTTCCtcactttaaaaaataaggAGTCTAAAcgttttacaaaatgttttcatGGATGGAGCAGTCATAAATCTGCTCCAGAGTAATTGATTCAGTACATTACCGGTACAAGTGACGAACCATTATTATTAAATCAATGTACGTTGTATTCATATGTCATATAAATCGAAACCAATGGAGAAATGAAAATAAGATGTAATATATTTTCCCATGTTTTAGTTTTGTAATTActactaattattataaaatgatATGGAATTCATTGAAAAGATATGtcctttattttaatatgtaaacGAGTGAGACTAATCTGCATTCAGCATCTGTTCTAAATTAATTCCTCTTTTCTGAAATGTGCCCAGCCAGGTTTGTAAATTTTGCGAGCCAACCATCCCCACACGTTGATAATCGTCGTTTTGgttgaagttttgaaattccGGAGCTTCGAAAGGTTGATATGAAGTTGAATTGCTTTAACTATTTACAATTCAACTGAGTGGACCTGAAACCCGTTATAGAGGTATTAATCTTTTCCAATGAAAAGTAGGAAACTGCACTTTAACTACAACATTTGCCTTGGTGGGAAATCTCTTTAATGCTACCGCCTTTATTATTTTGACCGTACCCTGACTTATTACGCAAGGAATTGTATGTTACTTATTGACTTCTATAGGTTCAGTGCCAATACGAGTTCAAAATCTGAATATAcaaaaagtctacatacagttcaaatctcatactttgtacattgttatatcaACAGTAAGGTAAtacttcaatagctataatggctccgcgaaatgaaatatcaattgatgtaagaaatttggtgataaaagaaagaaaaaaaaatcatatggtgaaatttctaaaattttaaacttgagtcgagcaacagtacagacaattctaaaaaactttaaaaataatggttccaacgaaaataaaccgcgcagtagacgcccaaaaaaacaatctcgtagatacgtcagcctgattctcaacgaagtagaccaaaatccaaaagttaatgctccaaatttagccgaacgcatagcaagtacgtcacaaatgagtatccaaccaagaacaataaacaataaaaaaaactctaaacgataacggattccacagtaaaacaccacggaagaaaccttttatttctgaaaaaaccggaaaattcgtttaaagttcgccaaaaaacacaaagaaaaggaaatggatttttggaaacaagtttcatttacaaatgattttaaattcactctttttggtagtgatgaaagggctaaaatttgaaggaaaactaacgccacgcttgaaccgaagaacgtagtatcaattgtgaagctcgatggcggcagcgtaatggtttggggagctgttgcggcctctggagttagaaagttggactttattgaagatgaaatggacggttataagtataagtctctgttggtacataatttgaagcctttggcggataatttagggctcggttccggttggatattacAACATGATAACGATCCGAtacatgcggcgcaaattgttaaggactggttgttttattatactccaaggcaattaaatacaccacctcaaagtccaaatatggatattattgaacatgtctgggagattttgaaacgtagaattagaaagaaccaaatttctggctctgctatactctaagagcgcatattatagataccaatggggacccaactaaatactaaaacgtcttaataactagcattttgtacagtttttcgcactgaactaagatatttttgtactgtatgtagacttttgtcaacacaatatttgagtttttattccataaatatgtagttttatattaattaatggattttttaagtttgttgttattagaaagaagattagcacccctatcatgcatttcgattacgttcccgctctacgctccgccggagtcgaaattaggtatcatgcgttgcgattggattgaaagaagaagaagaagagctataactctttcgaaatcagctgtttgctttgaaatatgtgaaactggaacataacaaagcaaaaatacacaaattacggctgttcaaagaaaataaataaaagtaaaatttttatattgttattatttttattaaacgtaactatggaatctttatccgcggcgatattactggttgagcAGGAGAGCAGCGCACCTCAGAATGCTGGGGTGAGaattgaaaggagaagattacgagatatgtgcgatcccttccagatgaatgacgggctgtaaataattgcacgtgaaagtagacattttccttacaatttgtttacttatttagattcaaaaaaactttcgtctgaataaggatgcattcaagtatgtcctagatacgtttgcggAAAAAACGACGGCAAGAAAATTTGATGCTACCTCTTtctaaaactggaaatatcgtgtgttttacaacttttaaatacaagttttacttacattttttgaaaattaaaaacaaatcacgcaaataataaaattttcgcagcaaaataaaaacacaaaaagtcctccgccaacaaaattgcaacttagcaaaacggagctacgatcgaaatgcatgataggcaggattgtaaatttcgaagttgaactgaacgggaacggaacgcatgataccaaagtcgccaaacggagaaaatttcaatccaagtcgaaatgcgtgataggggtgtagaataaaactgtatcaacacatttttctaaaaagtttttgtactctcacatcgaagaaaacagggggtgtatgtagacttttgtccgccactgtatttACTAATCTTACGACAAAATAAGAACCTAGAATCTAAACGTTCTTAACAGTGACTGTTTAAGCAGCTGCAATTATATTATGCTGATGAAGGTATGCTAACCTTTCAGGGAATACCTGTGtcttattttattcattttgtgTTATGAAAGGTTAATATCGAGGCAATAATGAGAACATAATTCATGATGTAAAGCGTATAATGTGAGTATGTTAAAAACATTCTCATTGAAgtaccaaaaaaacaaaaaccaactgattaaaaatatttattttgaaatacatatgatttattatattaatctttattaaaaacactaataataaaactaaaaattttaacttgtGTAACTTTTGTGCACTCACCTTTGGGGTTTTGAATCACAAAATAGAGTCGCGGAAAGAAATGAAACCTAATTTATCCGTGAGGGTGAGTATTGGTAGACACCAAACAGCCCtttattttcaatcaaaaccAAACGATTTACACTGGTTATgcttattgaaaataatgaagactaatattaaataaattgtattggCGGATTAGAAGCGGGACGCGCAGAAATAATGTCGAACCGATCGCTGATGAGGTCGCAAACGAACTGAAAGAGTCGATCTGTTTATCGGTCCTTCCTGGTTCCCGTTGGTGCTGAATCGGATGGTGTTGGTGTAGATGTGCGCTGATGCGTGTAGATGTCGGTGTGTAGTGCTCTCACGAGTAGTGTAgaatgtgggttgtaagcgTACTGTGGTGAaagttgcgtgttagtgatgtaagCTTGAGTCGATGTGGTGTGATGTGGTGAaggttgcgtgttagtgatgtacATAAGTTTGAATCGATGTGGTGTTGTAATGTGGTGTGTGTTGAggtcgggggaggatgctcatttgtacatcctggcccccctaggcgagtgtCTAGCCTAGTAGCCTCTGAAGTCGTTGTAACGTGGCTACCACGTTGCTGAGGCCGGTAGAACGGGGCGATTGCGGCCTTGGCTGGCTCCTCCGGTTCGGTGTAGGACCGACCTCCGTAGGGTAGGCCGGCCTGCGTGGTTGCGATCGCTTGGGTCTTCTGATGGCATTACGGCTGCGAGGAGCATCATGATGCCCACCATCGAGTACGCCGGTGCGGTGTAGCAGATTATGGTGGTGACGCATGCATACTTGGCACTGGTAGCCCGTTGTGCACTCTTGCGTAAGATGGGTGGGCGCCAGACAATTCAGGCAATGTCCATGTACCTGAGCGACCAGCCCTTGAAGATGCCACAGCATGGCAACCGATGACGACGGCGACATAGAGCGCATTCGAGTTGTGGTGGTTCCGGAGCCGTTGATCGCGTGTCGTTATGTGGAGCCGTTGAAACTGCTCGGGGAGCTGCGGTGGCTCGCGGCGCTGCGACTGGTGTAGTCTTCGAGCGCGGAACAGTAACTGCCGAACGTATTGTGGGCGTGGGCGAAGTTGGCATCTCGGCATCCATTGTTATCtgttaaaagattttattttaattaacatatacatctatacatacattcatatgggCATTGGTGCCGCGAAATGTGGCACGAGTGAGTCGTCATGTGGATCGACTTCCTTTTCTCGGTTTTTGTTGCTAGTTATTGACATTGGAGcattttatcattatttatttttcgtttctttgttttttaattacggTTACGATATTTTCGGCTTTATCggcggttggcaaaaagcatagcttgACGAGCGGCCTGGTTAGTGTTCCCGTTTGGgtgcggagatcgactacgcgaatataaccgtcggagccgtagtagagcttctctatgcggccaagccgccattcggtgggGGGaagacaatcgtcattgattaagacacaatctccaagcttaggcgcattttctatgattttccatcggtaccttctgtggaggtcctttaaataatcatctttccatcggcgactgaagtcatgatggaaaattttaattctttcccaacggtttaataaggaaagcgactccacgccgggctcaggtgtggccaaaatgggcgctcctttaagaaaatgccctcgCGTGAAGGCAGTaaagtctgagggatcttgcgagagtgcagcgagaggccgtgagttaagaacggcttcaattctagttaacAAGGTCGTGAAttcctcataattgaatttatagttgccagctagcttcttgaaatgagatttgaagctttttacagctgacttCCATAAGCCGCCCATGTGAGgggcgcttggggggataaactgccaatcgataccttggggagcgtatttttggacaatcaggggtgttgtgaaaTCTGATAGTtatcggaatcagaattgaaaccgatcaaaaaaagcagtaggtgtcatgaattcagacattattggtttgatattcgaaacagaatttgtaccGGTTTTGGatgtcacggaaaccaattttatcggttctGCTGTcagaaacaaagcaagaagatagtcgcacacagatttgaaatgtaagttagGAAATcgagttattttattgttacgaattgatttatctttatttctataggaAAAAACATAAGAATAAAACACGGAATGTCTTAGttattgagttttggaaaaaatgcggatatttaaggggggagcctgctttagaatcttaaaaaatcgattttttttgaagattttttcgtgagggaaagaaataattgattaaagaaaatttctagggtttatagttatacatatatttaaacacCACTCGgcaattttttgaatacgaattctttgatattctgccttagggaagcaattgcccgatgcgtCTCGCGTGTGCATTTGTCGGGCGGCGGGCAGTACGCAAGTCGCCATTTCtctcggaaacaaaaaattcaaagagattatatttgttaataacttatgttcaagttgaattagaaataaaaaaattctaaaattttttaaaattaaaaacaaaaattggtttttgaccaaaaaatgttactttatgttatgttgtttaaacatacatacatatgtccaaacttaacttttcttagtttttttttttttagtttaaatagaagataataaactttgccccaattccatacgtttagttttttccaatcctgcccgccaattaagaaaaatcgtaaaaatgaaaaaccgagtcaaagttttcgctttctgtccAAAccgtcatatacatacatacatgcatgtatctGCCAGATGCTCGCTCACTATTTTCCTTCTAGcgtcgacaatatttcgaattcccatttATAACTTtagggacatattcttagataatttttaaagagatttaagaaacaaaaattaaattttttgaaatttgtaaagcaggctccccccttaaagaagatttacaaaacgtaat includes:
- the LOC105225460 gene encoding protein flightless-1, translating into MATGVLPFVRGVDFSKNDFSNSKFPVAIKEMNRVQWLTLDNTNLHEIPEELGNLFKLEHLSLKSNELEKLFGELTGLPCLRSLNLRHNQIKNSGIPPELFRLEELTTLDLSHNKLKDVPEGLERAKSLLVLNLSNNQIESIPTALFIHLTDLLFLDLSNNRLETLPPQTRRLANLQTLNLSNNPLELFQLRQLPSLQNLENLNMRNTQRTLLNFPTTLDSLSNLSELDISKNMLPKIPDCVYNLPNLKRINLSDNLISELSSSIELWQKLEILNLSRNLLTALPASICKLTYLRRLFINDNRLDFDGIPSGIGKLCSLEVFSASNNVLEMIPEGLCRCGALKKLNLSSNKLITLPDAIHLLEGLDQLDLRNNPDLIMPPKPCEAVKGAGIEFYNIDFSLQNQLLLAGAAAPTSMPTGTGAKDSTARKIRLRRGPRADSEQDSAKILKGMKDIAKDKDESKNSFENLPPESLKPKRWDESLEKPHLDYSKFFEKEDGQFPGLTIWEIENFLPNKIEEVAHGKFYEGDCYIVLKTYFDELGQLVWKIYFWIGNEATLDKRACAAIHAVNLRNYLGARCRTIREEQNDESEEFLGLFDTEVTYIEGGRTATGFYTVEDMLYTKRLYRVHAAGSSIHLEPVALNFDSLDSRFVFMLDCGIKLYIWLGCASKNTLNSKTRLMAEKINKTERKNKCDIIVETQGEESDDFWKNLGIDSQDISEKKIHQHVPDSFEPVIPRLYQVQLGMGYLELPQVELANQKLVHTFLNSKNVYILDSYTDLFVWFGKKSTRLVRAAAIKLSRELFHMINRPSFALITRLQEETETQIFKSKFVGWDEVMAVDFTRTAKSVAKTGADLTKWARKQETRADLAALFMPRQNAMPLNEAEQLEEDWNYDLEAMEAFVLEGKKFVRLPEEELGNFYMGECYVFLCRYCIPVDEEDLEVDPIKPSDDEIQCVVYFWQGRNASNMGWLTFTFTLQKKFKAMFGEELEVVRIHQQQENLKFMAHFKRKFIIHIGKRKDKSKDSNIKPVVEFFHLRSNGGALCTRLIQIQPDATNLNSAFCYILYVPFDIKDEAQSGIVYVWLGSKSTPEEAKLIQEIAEKMFNNPWVSLQILNEGEEPENFFWVALGGRKAYETNADFMNYTRLFRCSNEKGYFTVAEKCTDFCQDDLADDDIMILDNGEQVFLWLGSKCSEVEIKLAYKSAQVYIQHLRIKQPERSRKLFLTLKNKESKRFTKCFHGWSSHKSAPE